A single region of the Sphingobium sp. EP60837 genome encodes:
- a CDS encoding N-formylglutamate amidohydrolase, producing MSEAFTQINCGALDLLIIADHASAHVPADIDLAIDAALLTNHIAVDIGVAEVSRLLAEQLGCTAILGGVSRLVIDLNREDDAPGLLPVMSDGHVIPGNRQADLAERMIRFHHPYHHQIGRLLDGMTSPFILSVHSFTPSLASDPHAERPWDIGVLYNGDDRAARIAIPLLSEAGLLVGDQLPYSGKLLNATMNRHAEANGIPYLGIEMRQDLVADADGQRRFASIIGPIVLQCRNSLA from the coding sequence GTGAGCGAGGCTTTCACTCAGATCAACTGCGGAGCGCTCGATCTGCTGATCATCGCCGACCATGCTTCGGCCCATGTGCCTGCCGATATCGACCTGGCTATCGATGCCGCATTGCTGACCAATCATATCGCCGTGGATATCGGGGTGGCGGAGGTCAGCCGCCTACTAGCTGAACAACTGGGATGTACGGCGATTTTGGGCGGCGTGTCCCGCCTGGTCATTGATTTGAACCGCGAGGATGACGCACCTGGCCTGCTTCCGGTGATGAGCGATGGCCATGTGATCCCCGGCAATCGCCAAGCGGACCTGGCAGAGCGGATGATCCGCTTCCACCATCCCTATCATCATCAGATCGGCCGGCTGTTGGACGGTATGACATCGCCCTTCATCCTGTCGGTGCATAGCTTTACGCCCAGCCTAGCAAGCGATCCTCATGCCGAGCGCCCGTGGGATATCGGCGTCCTGTATAATGGGGATGATCGCGCAGCCCGCATCGCCATTCCGTTGCTGTCGGAAGCGGGGCTGCTGGTCGGCGATCAATTGCCCTATTCGGGTAAGCTGCTCAATGCGACGATGAACCGCCATGCCGAAGCCAACGGTATCCCCTATCTCGGCATCGAGATGCGGCAGGATCTGGTGGCGGACGCCGACGGGCAGCGCCGCTTCGCCAGTATAATAGGCCCGATCGTGCTACAATGCCGCAATAGCCTTGCGTGA